A part of Acidimicrobiales bacterium genomic DNA contains:
- the hrcA gene encoding heat-inducible transcriptional repressor HrcA → MLDDRKASILRAVVEEYIHTAQPVGSGHVASLPGVAVSSATVRNEMAALEHDGYLAQPHTSAGRIPTERGYRYFVDHLAGRGGLDRASAQQVRAFFDRAHGELERTLADTSRLLSGLTGTAALVVSPLGDVGVVRSVQLVGLTPRLALLVVVLSNGAVEKIDVALGGGAAEASDDELAAAAAHLAAHLVGQRLDLATVPEPAADPAAPSKVPPVVSAVRSARPPDADHVYVGGTDRMAGAFEGVETVRQVLGILEQQLVVVSLLRDVLDRGLQVAIGSETGMAPLAECALVVAPYEIEGEPVGTVGVLGPTRMDYTQALAAVAVVSKRLGRRLSEG, encoded by the coding sequence ATGCTCGACGATCGCAAGGCCTCGATCCTCCGGGCCGTGGTGGAGGAGTACATCCACACCGCCCAGCCCGTCGGGTCGGGCCACGTCGCCTCGCTGCCCGGGGTGGCGGTCAGCTCGGCCACCGTCCGCAACGAGATGGCCGCCCTGGAGCACGACGGCTACCTGGCCCAGCCCCACACCAGCGCCGGGCGCATCCCCACCGAGCGGGGCTACCGCTACTTCGTGGACCACCTGGCCGGGAGGGGCGGCCTGGACCGGGCCTCGGCCCAGCAGGTGCGGGCCTTCTTCGACCGGGCCCACGGCGAGCTGGAGCGCACGCTGGCCGACACGTCCCGCCTCCTGTCGGGCCTCACCGGCACCGCCGCCCTGGTGGTGAGCCCCCTGGGCGACGTCGGCGTCGTGCGCTCGGTCCAGCTCGTGGGCCTCACGCCCCGGCTGGCCCTCCTGGTGGTGGTCCTGTCCAACGGGGCGGTGGAGAAGATCGACGTGGCCCTCGGAGGGGGGGCGGCCGAGGCCTCCGACGACGAGCTGGCCGCCGCCGCCGCCCACCTGGCGGCCCACCTGGTGGGCCAGCGCCTCGACCTGGCCACCGTGCCGGAGCCGGCCGCCGACCCGGCGGCCCCTTCCAAGGTCCCGCCCGTGGTGTCCGCCGTCCGCTCGGCCCGGCCCCCCGACGCCGACCACGTCTACGTGGGCGGCACCGATCGCATGGCCGGGGCCTTCGAGGGCGTCGAGACGGTGCGCCAGGTGCTGGGCATCCTCGAGCAGCAGCTCGTGGTGGTGTCGCTCCTGCGCGACGTGCTGGACCGGGGGCTGCAGGTGGCCATCGGCTCGGAGACCGGGATGGCTCCCCTGGCCGAGTGCGCCCTGGTCGTGGCACCGTACGAGATCGAAGGCGAACCGGTCGGCACCGTCGGGGTGCTGGGACCGACCCGCATGGACTACACCCAGGCCCTCGCCGCGGTGGCCGTCGTCAGCAAGCGACTCGGCCGCCGGTTGAGCGAGGGCTGA